A genomic window from Halorubrum lacusprofundi ATCC 49239 includes:
- a CDS encoding globin-coupled sensor protein encodes MSSQGTHRDDELGIDDDTRATVDGEELLNNLEINAAEIERRKRHSRFDERDAARLSSIADDVDAVADDIVDEFYDHIDSDPEVRAVLDRSSLPMSALVAGQRRYLTGVVGGDYGRDYFADRARVGRLHDLLGLEPDAYLGQYAVYYERLFDVLAERAVDGNGENRNSEGGATDDTAEAVEQFRDEALSVLKAFLLDQQLAIDTYVDSYVTEAEREARRQRELSRRVAEQIGEPAAALRETTAEVAEESDRIDELAGRQSDRMDDLSREANEMTATVEEVAATADEVAATSDDAAGLAAEGVDAASDATETMEEVREATEAVREEMADLQEQVDEIRGVTDVIGDVADQTNLLALNASIEAARAGEAGSGFAVVADEVKSLAQDASDHAADIEDTVEEVADSGEATLDELERVADRVADGTEQVDETVTRLEAIESAVVDASDGIAEVSDAMDSQATSVEEVAAMVDDSTESAETVANSASEIAATTDRQRERVDEIADSAAELTE; translated from the coding sequence GTGAGCAGTCAGGGAACCCACCGCGACGACGAACTCGGCATCGACGACGACACGCGTGCGACCGTCGACGGCGAGGAACTGCTGAACAACCTCGAAATCAACGCCGCAGAGATCGAACGACGGAAGCGGCACAGCCGGTTTGACGAGCGGGACGCCGCGCGGCTCTCGTCGATCGCGGACGACGTCGACGCGGTCGCGGACGACATCGTCGACGAGTTCTACGACCACATCGACTCCGATCCGGAGGTCCGGGCGGTACTCGACCGGTCGTCGCTCCCCATGTCGGCGCTCGTCGCCGGCCAGCGACGGTATCTCACCGGGGTAGTGGGCGGCGACTACGGCCGAGACTACTTCGCCGACCGAGCGCGAGTGGGGCGACTCCACGACCTGCTCGGGCTCGAACCCGACGCCTACCTCGGGCAGTACGCGGTGTACTACGAGCGGCTCTTCGATGTGCTGGCGGAGCGGGCCGTCGACGGGAACGGTGAGAACAGAAACAGCGAGGGCGGAGCGACCGATGACACCGCCGAGGCGGTCGAACAGTTCCGAGATGAAGCGCTGTCGGTGCTCAAGGCGTTCCTCCTCGACCAACAGCTCGCGATCGACACGTACGTCGACTCGTACGTCACGGAGGCGGAACGCGAGGCCCGTCGCCAGCGGGAGCTCTCGCGGCGCGTCGCCGAACAGATCGGCGAGCCGGCGGCGGCGCTCCGCGAAACCACCGCGGAAGTCGCCGAGGAGAGCGACCGGATCGACGAGCTCGCCGGCCGACAGTCGGACCGGATGGACGACCTCTCGCGAGAGGCCAACGAGATGACCGCGACCGTTGAGGAGGTCGCCGCCACTGCCGACGAGGTGGCCGCGACCAGCGACGACGCCGCCGGTCTAGCTGCCGAGGGCGTCGATGCCGCCAGCGACGCGACGGAGACGATGGAAGAGGTCCGCGAGGCCACCGAGGCCGTCCGCGAGGAGATGGCCGATCTCCAGGAGCAGGTCGACGAGATCCGGGGCGTCACCGACGTGATCGGCGACGTGGCGGACCAGACGAACCTGCTCGCGCTGAACGCCTCTATCGAGGCTGCCCGTGCGGGTGAGGCCGGCTCCGGCTTCGCGGTCGTCGCCGACGAGGTGAAGTCGCTCGCGCAGGACGCCAGCGACCACGCCGCAGACATTGAGGATACGGTCGAAGAGGTGGCCGACAGCGGCGAGGCGACGCTCGACGAGCTCGAACGCGTCGCGGACCGAGTCGCGGACGGAACCGAGCAGGTCGACGAAACGGTAACGCGGTTAGAAGCGATCGAGAGCGCGGTCGTCGACGCCTCCGATGGGATCGCCGAGGTGTCGGACGCGATGGACTCACAGGCGACCTCCGTCGAGGAGGTGGCGGCCATGGTCGACGACTCGACCGAGTCGGCGGAGACGGTCGCTAACAGTGCGAGCGAGATCGCCGCCACGACGGATCGACAGCGCGAGCGCGTCGACGAGATCGCCGACTCGGCGGCGGAGCTCACGGAGTAG
- a CDS encoding universal stress protein codes for MYDDLLVPTDGSEAVNRALDHAIRLATDHDATIHALYVVDRRIATASSGELHDEVVADLESQGEDAVAAVADRAAEAGVDVETHVIEGTPDTEIVDYADEHGIDVIVMSPEGKSPRERIRSLGSVSDRVADDASVPVFLIK; via the coding sequence ATGTACGACGACCTGCTGGTGCCGACCGACGGAAGCGAGGCGGTCAACCGCGCGCTCGATCACGCCATCCGACTGGCGACCGACCACGACGCGACGATCCACGCGCTGTACGTCGTCGACCGACGTATCGCCACCGCGAGTTCCGGCGAGCTTCACGACGAGGTCGTCGCCGACCTCGAGTCGCAGGGCGAGGATGCAGTCGCCGCGGTCGCCGATCGCGCCGCCGAGGCGGGCGTCGACGTCGAGACTCACGTGATAGAGGGAACGCCGGACACCGAGATCGTTGACTACGCCGACGAGCACGGGATCGACGTGATCGTGATGAGCCCCGAGGGGAAGTCGCCGCGCGAGCGGATCCGGTCGCTCGGCAGCGTCTCCGACCGCGTGGCCGACGACGCGAGCGTGCCGGTGTTCCTGATCAAGTAG
- a CDS encoding tryptophan--tRNA ligase: MDEDTPRTDGGTERAEPTEDVALDPWGSASVGDYADLFEEFGIEAFDDVAESVADPHYLMRRGVIFGHREYDAVAEAMANDEPFAALSGFMPTGDPHIGHKLVFDEIIWHQQQGGDAFGLIADLEAHSARGMSWDEIDEHARNYLLSLLALGFDAEEGELYRQSDNREVQDLGFELGSKANFSEFEAIYGFDGETNISHMQSVITQTADILYPQLVDEPKPTVIPVGPDQDPHVRLTRDLATRVRYFKVTEAFASFELNDDERQLVRAAYDALAAGDESDGDAEVDVRCGDAAEWLADYEPPETDSEATDLVAAKSTALDKLRAGGKEPLRPRVRFFDRNATEEAFEALIEAVDGEKRVFEGHVDAFDLTREEAEALARDVEIDHDGFGFRQPSSIYHRFMTGLTGGKMSSSVPASHISLLDDPEDGYDKVRAATTGGRDTAAEQRELGGEADECPVYELYAYLLAGDDDELTKTVYSECVNGERLCGGCKEQAAELMSEFLEDHQEKRAEAEELLDDLDIDLDSDRRGTGGEH; encoded by the coding sequence ATGGACGAGGACACCCCCCGCACGGACGGCGGGACCGAGCGCGCGGAACCGACCGAAGACGTCGCGCTCGACCCGTGGGGGTCGGCGTCGGTCGGCGACTACGCGGACCTGTTCGAGGAGTTCGGCATCGAGGCGTTCGACGACGTCGCCGAGAGCGTGGCGGACCCGCACTACCTGATGCGTCGCGGCGTCATCTTCGGGCACCGCGAGTACGACGCGGTCGCCGAGGCGATGGCCAACGACGAGCCGTTCGCCGCGCTCTCCGGGTTTATGCCCACCGGCGACCCCCACATCGGCCACAAGCTCGTGTTCGACGAGATCATCTGGCACCAACAGCAGGGCGGCGACGCGTTCGGGCTGATCGCCGATCTGGAGGCTCACTCCGCCCGCGGAATGTCGTGGGACGAGATCGACGAGCACGCGCGCAACTACCTCCTGAGTCTCCTCGCGCTCGGCTTCGACGCCGAGGAGGGAGAGCTGTACCGCCAGTCCGACAACCGCGAGGTACAGGATCTGGGGTTCGAACTCGGGTCGAAGGCGAACTTCTCGGAGTTCGAGGCGATCTACGGCTTCGACGGCGAGACCAACATCTCGCACATGCAGAGCGTGATCACCCAGACCGCGGACATCCTCTACCCGCAGCTCGTCGACGAGCCGAAACCCACCGTGATCCCGGTCGGGCCGGACCAGGACCCGCACGTCCGACTGACCCGCGACCTGGCGACCCGCGTGCGTTACTTCAAGGTGACCGAGGCGTTCGCCTCCTTCGAGCTGAACGACGACGAGCGACAGCTCGTGCGGGCCGCCTACGACGCGCTCGCGGCCGGCGACGAGAGCGACGGGGACGCCGAGGTCGACGTGCGCTGCGGGGACGCCGCCGAGTGGCTCGCCGACTACGAGCCGCCGGAAACCGACTCGGAGGCTACTGACCTCGTCGCCGCCAAGTCGACCGCCCTCGACAAGCTCCGGGCGGGCGGCAAGGAGCCGCTCCGCCCCCGCGTGCGCTTCTTCGACCGCAACGCCACCGAGGAGGCGTTCGAGGCGCTGATCGAGGCCGTCGACGGCGAGAAGCGCGTCTTCGAGGGCCACGTCGACGCGTTCGATCTCACCCGTGAGGAGGCCGAGGCGCTGGCGCGCGACGTCGAGATCGACCACGACGGATTCGGCTTCCGCCAGCCCTCCTCGATCTACCACCGATTCATGACCGGGCTCACCGGCGGGAAGATGTCCTCGTCGGTCCCGGCGAGCCACATTTCGCTTTTGGACGACCCCGAGGACGGCTACGACAAGGTCCGGGCGGCGACGACCGGGGGCCGCGACACCGCCGCCGAGCAGCGCGAACTGGGCGGCGAGGCCGACGAGTGTCCCGTTTACGAGCTGTACGCCTACCTGCTCGCGGGCGACGACGACGAGCTGACGAAGACCGTCTACTCCGAGTGCGTCAACGGCGAGCGCCTCTGTGGCGGCTGCAAGGAACAGGCCGCCGAGCTAATGTCGGAGTTCCTCGAAGACCATCAGGAGAAGCGCGCGGAGGCCGAGGAGCTCCTCGACGACCTCGACATCGACCTCGACTCCGACCGGCGCGGGACGGGCGGCGAGCACTGA
- a CDS encoding DUF5518 domain-containing protein, with translation MNTDNTLLNAVIGAVATIGLSFTGISPVLGGALAAYLDGGDTENGLRVGALSGGIASLPVAAFLAIALLFLPFTGDLGIAVGGFLFVAVIVALAVGYTVALSAVGGMLGAYLKSEL, from the coding sequence ATGAACACCGACAACACCCTCCTCAACGCGGTTATCGGCGCAGTCGCGACGATCGGGCTCTCGTTTACCGGTATCTCGCCGGTCCTCGGCGGCGCACTCGCGGCTTACCTCGACGGCGGCGACACCGAAAACGGGCTTCGGGTCGGCGCGCTCTCGGGCGGAATCGCCTCCCTCCCGGTTGCCGCGTTCTTAGCGATTGCACTCCTGTTCCTCCCGTTTACGGGGGACCTCGGGATCGCGGTCGGCGGCTTCCTCTTCGTGGCCGTGATCGTGGCGCTCGCGGTCGGGTACACCGTCGCGCTGAGCGCGGTCGGCGGGATGCTCGGCGCGTACTTAAAAAGCGAGCTGTGA
- a CDS encoding ATP-binding protein: MTEQEAIHVADVSEGIGGDATAEPGSPVELPVVDVLTGRSFITGKSGSGKSNTASVVIENLLDNGFPVMIVDTDGEYYGLKEEYEILHAGADDECDIVVSPEHAEKLANLALEQNVPIILDVSGYLEEDTANELLLEVVKQLFAKEKRLKKPFLLVVEECHEYIPEGGGMDETGKMLIKVGKRGRKHGLGIVGISQRPADVKKDFITQCDWLCWHRLTWDNDTKVVGRILGSKYASAVEDLGDGEAFLMTDWDESIRRIQFHRKQTFDAGATPGLDDFERPELKSVSSDLVGELQSISDEEERRESEIADLKQDLDKRDQRIQELERELEDARDLSNMADQFAQALLGKAEAPYRGGNGPSVAAGGEGTTGDDGDQSVLKSYDEAVAATERSEDADGDADVDTDTTAGNRDTAPNDTDSDAPADDSPTGETPTDDSSDGAPVDDVDPVTRADVAESALRFDDAVELGTREAVIEELRSRIEALPELSQGMLRHYRREGVSDPVAAHIDAGGDGDSGHAYSRHRPIRRAGVIRHAGRGHYAYAVPDLIREAYADRLDEESVREIVRAVETAFVPPAERSYPPDADPAEVGVGNGSAETDLDGEVVSPGEGDDSDGSASETEASADQPTSHLSDAARKIAERGHTVDE; the protein is encoded by the coding sequence ATGACCGAGCAGGAGGCGATCCACGTCGCAGACGTCAGTGAGGGGATCGGCGGCGACGCGACGGCGGAGCCGGGCTCGCCGGTAGAGCTTCCGGTCGTCGACGTGCTCACCGGCCGATCGTTTATTACGGGAAAAAGCGGATCCGGCAAGAGCAACACGGCGTCCGTCGTCATCGAGAACCTCCTCGATAACGGCTTCCCCGTGATGATCGTGGACACGGACGGGGAGTATTACGGCCTTAAGGAAGAGTACGAAATTCTGCACGCCGGCGCCGACGACGAGTGCGACATCGTCGTCTCACCCGAACACGCCGAGAAGCTCGCCAATCTCGCCTTAGAGCAGAACGTTCCGATCATCCTCGACGTCTCGGGCTACCTCGAAGAAGACACCGCCAACGAGCTCCTCTTGGAGGTCGTTAAACAGCTGTTCGCGAAGGAGAAGCGCCTCAAGAAGCCGTTCCTGCTCGTCGTCGAGGAGTGTCACGAGTACATCCCGGAGGGCGGCGGGATGGACGAGACGGGGAAGATGCTGATCAAGGTGGGCAAGCGCGGCCGGAAACACGGCCTCGGCATCGTCGGGATCAGCCAGCGCCCGGCCGACGTCAAAAAGGACTTCATCACCCAGTGCGACTGGCTCTGCTGGCACCGGCTCACCTGGGACAACGACACGAAGGTCGTGGGACGCATCCTCGGCTCGAAGTACGCGAGCGCCGTCGAGGATCTGGGCGACGGCGAGGCCTTCCTGATGACCGACTGGGACGAGTCGATCCGCCGGATCCAGTTCCACCGCAAGCAGACGTTCGACGCGGGCGCGACGCCCGGGCTCGACGACTTCGAGCGCCCGGAGCTCAAGTCGGTCTCCAGCGATCTCGTCGGGGAGCTCCAGTCCATCTCCGACGAGGAGGAGCGTCGCGAGTCCGAGATCGCCGACCTCAAACAGGATCTCGACAAACGGGACCAGCGCATCCAGGAGCTCGAACGCGAGCTAGAGGACGCCCGCGACCTGAGCAACATGGCCGACCAGTTCGCGCAGGCGCTTCTCGGGAAGGCCGAAGCGCCGTACCGCGGCGGAAACGGCCCGTCCGTGGCCGCCGGCGGAGAGGGAACGACTGGCGACGACGGCGACCAGTCCGTGCTCAAGTCGTACGACGAGGCGGTCGCCGCGACCGAGAGAAGCGAGGACGCCGACGGAGACGCCGATGTCGACACAGACACCACCGCGGGCAACCGCGACACAGCCCCGAACGACACCGACTCCGACGCCCCGGCCGACGACTCCCCGACCGGCGAGACCCCAACCGACGACTCGAGCGACGGCGCCCCCGTCGATGACGTCGATCCGGTCACGCGCGCCGACGTGGCCGAGAGCGCGCTCCGGTTCGACGACGCGGTCGAGCTCGGCACCCGCGAGGCCGTTATCGAGGAGCTTCGGAGTCGGATCGAGGCACTTCCGGAGCTCTCACAGGGGATGCTCCGACACTACCGACGCGAGGGCGTCAGCGACCCCGTCGCCGCCCACATCGACGCCGGCGGCGACGGCGACTCCGGCCACGCGTACAGCCGTCACCGCCCCATCCGACGGGCGGGGGTCATTCGTCACGCCGGTCGAGGCCACTACGCCTACGCCGTCCCCGACCTGATCCGCGAGGCGTACGCCGACCGACTCGACGAGGAGAGCGTCCGTGAGATCGTCCGCGCGGTCGAGACCGCCTTCGTCCCGCCGGCCGAGCGGAGCTACCCGCCGGACGCCGATCCGGCCGAGGTCGGCGTCGGAAACGGGTCGGCAGAGACCGATTTGGACGGTGAGGTCGTTTCGCCCGGCGAAGGTGACGACAGCGACGGAAGCGCGTCGGAAACCGAGGCGAGTGCGGATCAGCCGACGAGCCACCTGAGCGACGCCGCACGGAAGATCGCGGAGCGCGGGCACACCGTCGACGAGTAA
- a CDS encoding acetamidase/formamidase family protein, with amino-acid sequence MSRALTSSRDGHVYEFAPTMEPVYEAADGESLTIETIDSLNGAIQTDDDRLDAIPEEVNAATGPIAVEGASPGDVLAVEIEDVRVTEDRGRVLTAPGFGLLQDDPEIEHPATRITEVDAEGASEQIDFEGIDVPIEPVIGTIGVATAEGSVSTLTPDDHGGNLDTTDMTTGTTAYFPVFQEGAMLAMGDSKAAMADGEMCGTGAEIGTEIDVTLSVIEDPEISLDRPLVDTGDAVKTIASAETMEEAVELANRDVVRLLAHEHGFSRTEAYLFSSLVGGLEISQVVDPQVTARNAVPSEYLSVPY; translated from the coding sequence ATGTCACGAGCACTGACATCCTCTCGCGACGGTCACGTCTACGAGTTCGCGCCGACGATGGAGCCCGTCTACGAGGCGGCCGACGGCGAGTCGCTCACGATCGAGACGATCGACAGCCTGAATGGAGCGATCCAGACCGACGACGACCGCCTCGACGCCATCCCCGAGGAGGTGAACGCCGCGACCGGGCCGATCGCGGTCGAGGGGGCGAGCCCGGGCGACGTGCTCGCGGTCGAGATCGAGGACGTGCGCGTCACCGAAGACCGAGGGCGCGTTCTCACCGCCCCCGGGTTCGGCCTTCTGCAGGACGATCCCGAGATCGAACACCCGGCGACGCGGATCACCGAAGTGGACGCCGAGGGAGCGAGTGAGCAGATCGACTTCGAGGGGATCGACGTGCCGATCGAGCCCGTGATCGGGACGATCGGGGTCGCCACCGCGGAGGGATCGGTCTCGACGCTCACCCCGGACGACCACGGCGGCAACCTCGACACGACCGACATGACGACTGGGACGACCGCGTACTTCCCGGTGTTCCAGGAGGGCGCGATGCTCGCGATGGGCGACTCGAAGGCCGCGATGGCCGACGGCGAGATGTGCGGCACGGGCGCCGAGATCGGCACCGAGATCGACGTGACCCTCTCGGTGATCGAGGATCCGGAGATCTCGCTCGATCGCCCTCTTGTCGACACCGGCGACGCAGTCAAAACGATCGCGAGCGCCGAGACGATGGAGGAAGCCGTCGAACTCGCGAATCGCGATGTCGTCCGGCTACTGGCACACGAACACGGCTTCTCCCGGACGGAGGCGTACCTGTTCTCCAGTCTCGTCGGCGGCCTCGAAATAAGTCAAGTGGTCGACCCGCAGGTGACCGCGCGGAACGCGGTGCCGAGCGAGTATCTGTCGGTTCCGTACTGA
- a CDS encoding lamin tail domain-containing protein, giving the protein MIHSRKLSHVLLLVGVVVLAGCAGASLGDPISADATPNSGSDITAANGSLEVHYINVGQSVSTLVIEPDGETMLVDTGHYNDDGKYVLEYLRRHDITRIDHLVSSHNDADHIGGNAAIIDYYETEAGGIGAVYDPGLAASTLTYGEYLDAVEAHEVTLYETREGDSVSFGKTTVDVLGPPEPYLENEARNENSIVLKLTHGETSFMLSGDAEDDQEAYLVDTYGARLQSTVLKAGHHGSSSSSSGAFLDAVGPRVAVISSAYDSQYGHPHEEVLQRFTDRSVSTYWTATHGDIVFVSDGTNISVRTQRDAPTEPQSLRDGDPIEPGTPGDVVERAQIGSGGAVAVTDGGDTTDDSAGSDDETATDSNGTLAIATINADAAGDDRETLNDEYIVFENEGTETLDLSGWTVEDEVGKRYAMPDGVTLAPDETLTLRTGSGTDTERELYWGSDSPIWNNAGDTVIVTNTTGDRVLEESYE; this is encoded by the coding sequence ATGATTCATTCTCGGAAGCTATCCCATGTGCTTCTTCTCGTGGGTGTCGTCGTTCTCGCCGGCTGCGCGGGTGCATCTCTCGGTGACCCGATATCCGCCGATGCAACACCGAATAGCGGGTCGGATATCACAGCGGCCAACGGCTCTCTCGAAGTTCACTACATCAACGTCGGGCAATCCGTGAGTACGCTCGTTATCGAACCCGACGGCGAGACGATGCTCGTCGACACGGGCCACTACAACGACGACGGGAAATACGTACTCGAGTATCTCCGACGACACGACATCACACGGATCGACCACCTCGTGAGCTCGCACAACGACGCGGATCACATCGGTGGGAATGCGGCGATCATCGACTATTACGAGACAGAGGCTGGCGGGATCGGTGCCGTCTACGATCCGGGGCTCGCGGCGAGTACACTGACGTACGGTGAGTATCTTGATGCCGTCGAGGCACACGAGGTGACGCTGTACGAAACGCGAGAGGGCGATTCCGTCTCCTTCGGTAAGACCACCGTCGACGTGCTCGGTCCCCCGGAGCCGTATCTCGAGAACGAAGCTCGCAACGAGAACAGTATCGTTCTCAAACTCACGCACGGCGAGACGAGTTTCATGCTGTCCGGTGACGCCGAGGACGACCAAGAGGCGTATCTCGTCGACACGTACGGTGCGCGGCTCCAGTCGACGGTGCTGAAAGCGGGTCACCACGGGTCGAGCAGTTCCTCGAGCGGAGCGTTTCTCGATGCGGTTGGCCCGCGCGTTGCGGTCATCTCGAGCGCCTACGATTCGCAGTACGGGCACCCACACGAGGAGGTCCTCCAGCGTTTCACCGACCGGTCAGTGTCGACGTATTGGACGGCGACACACGGTGATATCGTCTTCGTCAGCGATGGCACGAATATCTCGGTACGAACACAGCGGGATGCGCCGACGGAACCGCAGTCGCTCCGCGACGGCGATCCAATCGAGCCCGGGACGCCTGGCGATGTCGTGGAACGGGCCCAGATCGGTAGTGGTGGAGCCGTCGCTGTTACCGACGGCGGAGACACCACGGATGACTCAGCCGGTAGCGATGACGAGACGGCCACCGATTCGAACGGGACGCTCGCGATCGCGACGATCAACGCGGACGCGGCGGGTGACGACCGCGAGACCCTCAACGACGAGTACATAGTCTTCGAGAACGAGGGGACGGAGACGCTCGATCTGTCGGGGTGGACCGTCGAGGACGAGGTCGGGAAACGCTACGCGATGCCGGACGGCGTGACACTCGCTCCCGACGAGACGCTGACACTCAGAACGGGGAGTGGAACCGACACGGAACGGGAACTCTACTGGGGCTCCGACTCGCCGATTTGGAACAACGCCGGCGACACCGTGATCGTCACAAACACTACCGGGGACCGCGTTCTTGAGGAGTCGTACGAATGA
- a CDS encoding DUF3006 family protein, producing MTEIDLADGAYTAVVDTVEDGLATVFFERDGDDVGNAVLDADRLPSEGRHADAILDVRIEDGSIAAATYDPERTSTRADAAQDRFDRLSKRPPKDDPE from the coding sequence ATGACTGAGATCGATCTCGCTGACGGTGCGTACACGGCGGTTGTGGACACGGTCGAAGACGGGCTTGCGACCGTCTTCTTCGAGCGTGACGGCGATGACGTGGGCAACGCCGTCCTCGACGCCGATCGACTCCCGAGTGAGGGGCGGCATGCGGATGCGATCTTGGACGTACGGATCGAGGACGGATCGATCGCGGCCGCGACCTACGATCCCGAACGGACTTCGACCCGGGCCGACGCCGCCCAAGACCGGTTCGACCGGCTGTCTAAACGGCCGCCAAAAGACGACCCGGAGTAA
- a CDS encoding heavy metal translocating P-type ATPase yields the protein MDDDHAAHHQHAPAERPTDRACPGCRVCACYETESDRRATDETDDRAESPDYNHHAGHSQNDHGSADHDHGSMVDHSGHEAMFRRRFFVCLALAVPVLYYSTTLQSWLGFAAIGFTGSEFIAPAFGLLVFGYGGVPFLRMGAVEAHNREPGMMLLISLAITVAFVYSIGAVAFGVGEPFFWELVTLIVIFLLGHWVEMRSVRRASGALDHLADLMPDTAERLTDGGEPETVPVAELQQDDLVLVRPGANVPADGVVEEGESNVNESMLTGESKPVSKEPGDEVIGGTTNRDGSLRVRVTATGDATALSGIMRLVDEAQRSKSRTQVLADRAAGWLFYAALTVATVTAVAWTAAVGFGFPVVERVVTVLVIACPHALGLAVPLVVAINTSMAASNGMLIRDRIAMEEARNLDVVVFDKTGTLTKGEQGIVDVTTTGTLTENEALTLMAAVETDSEHMIGEAILSEVEERGLTVPDATGFEALEGRGVRATVDTTAVTSGTGETKRESVHVGGPNLIRHLGVEIPGEIDAFAERAGSRGQGVVYLLREEEAVAAVALADVVREESFEAIEALHQMGVEVAMLTGDSEDVARAVSEELGIDTYFAEVLPADKDEKIVELQEGGTLVAMVGDGVNDAPALTRADVGIAIGSGTDVAVESADVVLVENDPRDVASLVRLSRKSYRKMQENIVWAAGYNVIALPLAAGLLAPIGVLLSPAVGAVLMSASTIVVAVNAQLLRRADISN from the coding sequence ATGGACGACGACCACGCGGCGCATCATCAGCACGCCCCCGCCGAGCGCCCCACCGATCGAGCGTGCCCTGGGTGTCGGGTCTGCGCGTGCTACGAGACCGAAAGCGACCGCCGCGCGACGGACGAAACCGATGATCGCGCCGAATCCCCCGATTACAACCATCACGCCGGCCACAGTCAGAACGACCACGGCAGCGCAGACCACGACCACGGTTCAATGGTCGACCACTCGGGGCACGAGGCGATGTTCAGACGACGGTTCTTCGTGTGTCTCGCCCTTGCAGTGCCCGTCCTCTACTACAGCACTACGTTACAGTCGTGGCTCGGCTTCGCCGCAATAGGCTTCACTGGGAGCGAATTCATCGCGCCCGCCTTCGGGCTCCTCGTATTCGGGTACGGGGGCGTACCGTTCCTCCGGATGGGGGCCGTCGAGGCTCACAACCGGGAGCCAGGGATGATGCTACTGATCTCGCTGGCGATTACTGTCGCGTTCGTCTACAGCATCGGGGCCGTGGCGTTCGGGGTCGGCGAGCCGTTCTTCTGGGAACTCGTCACACTCATCGTCATCTTCCTGCTCGGCCACTGGGTCGAGATGCGGAGCGTCCGCCGTGCATCGGGAGCACTCGACCACCTCGCCGACCTGATGCCAGACACCGCCGAACGGCTCACAGACGGTGGTGAGCCGGAGACGGTTCCGGTCGCCGAACTTCAGCAGGATGACCTCGTACTTGTTCGCCCCGGGGCGAACGTGCCAGCCGACGGCGTCGTCGAGGAAGGGGAGTCGAACGTCAACGAGTCGATGCTCACCGGCGAGTCCAAACCCGTCTCGAAGGAGCCCGGTGACGAGGTCATCGGCGGGACGACAAACCGAGACGGAAGCCTTCGCGTCCGGGTGACCGCAACCGGCGACGCGACTGCTCTCTCGGGCATCATGCGGCTGGTCGATGAGGCCCAGCGGAGTAAGTCCCGGACGCAGGTGCTCGCCGATCGGGCCGCCGGCTGGCTGTTCTACGCGGCGCTCACGGTGGCGACTGTCACCGCCGTCGCGTGGACGGCTGCGGTCGGGTTCGGATTCCCGGTGGTTGAACGCGTCGTGACAGTGCTGGTTATCGCCTGTCCGCACGCGCTCGGACTCGCTGTGCCGCTCGTCGTCGCCATCAACACATCGATGGCGGCCAGCAACGGGATGCTTATCCGCGATCGCATAGCGATGGAGGAGGCCCGTAACCTCGACGTGGTCGTCTTCGACAAGACCGGGACGCTGACGAAGGGCGAGCAGGGGATCGTCGATGTAACTACGACCGGGACGCTGACCGAGAACGAGGCGCTGACGCTGATGGCCGCCGTCGAGACCGACTCCGAGCATATGATTGGCGAGGCGATTCTGTCCGAGGTCGAAGAACGTGGCCTCACCGTCCCGGACGCAACTGGGTTCGAGGCGCTTGAGGGCCGTGGCGTCCGGGCGACAGTCGACACGACCGCCGTCACCTCGGGAACGGGTGAGACCAAACGAGAGTCGGTTCACGTCGGTGGCCCGAACCTGATCCGGCACCTGGGCGTCGAGATACCGGGAGAAATCGACGCGTTCGCGGAGCGCGCTGGCTCTCGGGGACAGGGTGTCGTCTACCTCCTCCGCGAAGAGGAGGCGGTAGCTGCGGTGGCACTCGCGGACGTGGTTCGAGAGGAGAGCTTTGAGGCTATCGAGGCACTCCATCAGATGGGTGTCGAGGTGGCGATGTTAACCGGTGACTCCGAAGACGTCGCCCGGGCCGTCTCGGAAGAACTCGGCATCGACACGTACTTCGCCGAGGTGTTGCCCGCGGATAAGGACGAGAAGATTGTTGAGTTACAGGAGGGCGGAACCCTCGTCGCGATGGTCGGGGACGGCGTGAACGACGCGCCCGCGTTAACCCGTGCGGACGTCGGCATTGCCATCGGGTCGGGTACCGACGTGGCTGTTGAGTCGGCTGACGTTGTCCTCGTGGAGAACGACCCGCGGGACGTGGCCAGCCTCGTCCGCCTCAGTCGGAAGAGCTACCGGAAGATGCAGGAGAACATCGTCTGGGCAGCCGGGTACAACGTCATCGCACTCCCGCTCGCCGCTGGCCTACTCGCACCCATCGGTGTCCTGCTTTCGCCCGCCGTCGGGGCTGTTTTGATGTCCGCGAGCACGATAGTCGTCGCGGTCAACGCCCAGCTCCTGCGTCGGGCCGATATCTCGAATTGA